From Dethiosulfovibrio faecalis, one genomic window encodes:
- a CDS encoding acyl-protein synthetase LuxE: protein MREFPAVDAYSYIDKAFGRTEESDRLFLEAVKENYLFQLSCQPYVRALMDRYDFSPEDLKGPEDILKLPPIFVDTMKYHRFISVPEKNVIMTLTSSGTSGQVTQALFDRPGVERIQRISSKIFNDVGFCSSRPAGYLMFSYAREDAQSVGTSWSDEQEMKCAPVSDEIWLLRKDEDGRFDFDPEEAVDALVDMSEKGPVRLLGFPSFIFQTLEELDRQGRSIQVDGDSFVIAGGGWKNHAGVPMTQSEFASELERRIGLPKENVRDLYGMVEHGIPYCSCPMGHHHVPVFSRVAVRHPVTMEFLPHGEEGLLQLVSPWNVAQPNCSILSSDLVRVEKDCPCGIPGEYIASIRRGGKKKHKGCAIAAQEILDKVRADREGR, encoded by the coding sequence ATGAGAGAGTTCCCAGCGGTGGACGCTTACAGTTATATCGATAAAGCCTTTGGCCGTACCGAGGAATCGGATAGGCTTTTCCTCGAGGCAGTAAAGGAGAACTATCTGTTTCAGCTCAGTTGTCAGCCCTACGTGAGAGCCCTTATGGATAGATACGATTTTTCTCCGGAGGATCTGAAGGGGCCGGAGGATATATTGAAACTTCCCCCTATTTTCGTGGATACCATGAAATACCATCGTTTTATCTCGGTTCCGGAAAAGAACGTTATCATGACCCTGACCAGTTCTGGGACCAGCGGGCAGGTCACCCAGGCGTTGTTTGACCGGCCCGGTGTGGAGAGGATACAGCGTATATCCAGCAAGATATTTAACGACGTAGGGTTCTGTTCGTCCAGACCTGCGGGGTATCTCATGTTCAGCTATGCCAGAGAGGACGCCCAGTCCGTCGGTACCAGTTGGAGCGATGAGCAAGAGATGAAGTGCGCTCCCGTGTCGGATGAGATATGGTTGCTTCGTAAGGATGAAGACGGAAGATTCGACTTCGATCCCGAAGAGGCTGTCGATGCCCTTGTGGATATGTCCGAGAAGGGGCCTGTGCGTCTTCTCGGGTTCCCCTCTTTCATATTTCAGACCCTGGAGGAATTGGATAGACAGGGAAGGTCGATTCAGGTCGATGGAGACAGTTTCGTCATAGCCGGTGGAGGCTGGAAAAACCATGCGGGGGTGCCTATGACGCAGTCCGAGTTTGCCTCCGAACTGGAGAGGAGGATAGGACTTCCCAAAGAGAACGTCAGGGACCTCTACGGAATGGTCGAGCATGGCATACCCTATTGTTCCTGTCCGATGGGCCATCACCACGTTCCCGTGTTTTCCAGGGTGGCGGTCCGTCATCCTGTGACCATGGAATTTCTGCCTCACGGGGAGGAAGGGTTGCTTCAGCTGGTATCGCCTTGGAATGTCGCTCAGCCGAACTGTTCTATACTGTCTTCCGATTTGGTCCGGGTCGAGAAAGACTGTCCTTGCGGTATTCCTGGCGAGTATATCGCTTCGATAAGAAGAGGCGGTAAGAAAAAACACAAGGGCTGTGCCATCGCAGCCCAGGAGATACTGGATAAAGTACGTGCCGATAGGGAGGGACGATGA
- a CDS encoding phosphate ABC transporter ATP-binding protein, giving the protein MIPLSSLELKNVTVEYGDSVVLRGLSFSAPAGLITAIVGPSGCGKTTTLKCLNLLVLEEGARFSGRLLLGGRPVRQGEADRLRERVGMVFQTPTPFPLSIRENMAYPLRYYGMRDRVKRQAVIEEKLDLAGLSDEIDDMDRPADTLSGGQQQRLCIARALTVEPEALLLDEPCSALDVGNTARIERLLMGLRGRYTIVIVTHNLAQAKRIADKTVFMLDGNVVEEGPTESLFSSPEKRATEEYLAGAFG; this is encoded by the coding sequence ATGATCCCTCTGTCTTCGCTGGAACTCAAGAACGTGACCGTGGAATACGGGGACTCGGTGGTGTTGCGGGGGCTGTCTTTCTCTGCTCCGGCAGGCCTTATCACCGCTATAGTGGGGCCGTCGGGATGCGGCAAGACTACTACACTGAAATGTCTTAATCTTTTGGTCTTGGAAGAAGGCGCTCGTTTTTCAGGTCGGCTCCTCCTTGGAGGTCGTCCGGTACGACAGGGCGAGGCCGATAGATTGAGAGAGAGGGTCGGGATGGTTTTTCAGACCCCGACGCCCTTTCCTCTTTCCATAAGGGAAAACATGGCCTATCCGCTTCGTTATTATGGTATGAGAGATCGTGTGAAACGACAGGCCGTAATAGAGGAGAAACTGGATCTTGCCGGATTGTCGGACGAGATCGACGATATGGATCGTCCTGCCGACACTTTATCAGGAGGACAACAGCAGAGGCTGTGTATCGCGAGAGCTCTGACGGTGGAACCGGAAGCTTTACTTCTGGACGAACCATGCTCGGCTCTGGATGTCGGGAACACGGCGAGAATAGAACGTCTACTGATGGGATTGAGAGGCAGGTATACCATCGTCATAGTGACCCATAATCTGGCCCAGGCAAAACGCATAGCGGATAAGACCGTATTCATGCTGGACGGAAACGTGGTCGAGGAAGGACCTACCGAATCGTTGTTTTCCTCTCCTGAAAAGAGGGCGACGGAGGAATATCTGGCCGGAGCGTTCGGATAG
- a CDS encoding DUF2157 domain-containing protein, giving the protein MGDKDVVMRITGLDLDEAVSKGLLSTENREELEAFLVERSIDRGEGLGFVNLAYYLGAMVVLSALTWFVADSWNRVGGWGLSAIALVYGCGFAAAGSRFYGRSDTRTLGGLLITMSVCLTPLFTYGLQKATGLWTGSAPGEYIDFFNWVWSGWCVMEISTVLVGLIAMKYVSFPFLVAPVSFSLWFLSMDITPLLGVDHRVVSLVFGVFMIGFALWWDLREDVEGREYGFWLHLFGAVAFWGGLSTMDGRTELRRALYCLINIGFVLFSLLVDRSIYLVLGALGFFGYLGHLAWVVFKDTLYFPFLLVLFGLSVMWLGLWYHKNRNSLTLWMESRMPGWFLRIREIRGDSSSR; this is encoded by the coding sequence ATGGGCGATAAAGATGTTGTGATGAGGATAACAGGTCTCGACCTGGACGAAGCCGTATCTAAAGGGCTCCTCTCGACGGAAAACAGAGAGGAGCTCGAAGCTTTTTTGGTCGAACGTTCGATAGATAGAGGAGAGGGTCTGGGCTTCGTTAACTTGGCTTACTACCTTGGAGCGATGGTGGTCCTATCTGCTTTGACCTGGTTTGTGGCCGATTCCTGGAATCGTGTAGGAGGGTGGGGGCTCAGCGCCATTGCCTTAGTGTACGGTTGTGGCTTCGCTGCGGCGGGAAGTCGCTTTTACGGTCGTAGCGACACGAGGACGCTGGGGGGACTTTTGATAACCATGTCGGTCTGTCTAACCCCTCTTTTCACCTACGGACTGCAGAAGGCTACCGGACTCTGGACAGGCTCTGCTCCGGGAGAGTATATCGATTTTTTCAACTGGGTGTGGTCCGGTTGGTGCGTGATGGAGATATCTACGGTCCTGGTCGGATTGATAGCCATGAAATACGTGAGCTTCCCCTTTCTGGTAGCTCCGGTCTCCTTCTCCCTGTGGTTTCTCTCTATGGATATAACCCCTCTCTTAGGGGTCGACCATAGGGTGGTCTCTTTGGTGTTCGGGGTTTTTATGATCGGCTTCGCTCTTTGGTGGGATCTGAGAGAGGACGTGGAGGGACGGGAATACGGTTTTTGGCTTCATCTCTTCGGTGCCGTAGCGTTCTGGGGCGGACTTTCCACCATGGACGGAAGGACAGAGCTGAGAAGGGCTCTATATTGTCTGATAAATATCGGGTTCGTCCTGTTCTCACTGTTGGTGGATCGTTCGATATACCTGGTACTGGGAGCGTTGGGTTTTTTCGGTTATCTAGGTCACCTTGCCTGGGTGGTCTTCAAAGACACCCTCTATTTCCCTTTTCTGTTGGTCCTGTTCGGTTTATCCGTTATGTGGCTTGGGCTGTGGTATCACAAAAACAGGAACTCTTTGACCCTCTGGATGGAATCCAGAATGCCCGGTTGGTTTTTGAGGATTCGAGAGATCCGCGGCGATTCGTCGTCGAGGTGA
- a CDS encoding YwbE family protein yields MSGTIRSDIKPGMRVMVVQKQDQRTGKLTEGVVQDLLTKSPSHPHGIKVRLEGGVVGRVKEIVKD; encoded by the coding sequence ATGTCGGGAACGATAAGAAGCGATATAAAGCCTGGAATGAGGGTCATGGTAGTACAGAAGCAGGACCAGAGAACCGGAAAGCTTACCGAAGGGGTCGTCCAGGACCTTCTGACGAAAAGCCCCAGCCATCCCCACGGAATTAAGGTTCGACTGGAAGGCGGAGTGGTCGGAAGGGTAAAGGAAATAGTGAAGGACTGA
- the sbcD gene encoding exonuclease subunit SbcD, with protein MRLLHTSDWHLGKSLCGMRRTEEQAEFLDWLAGLVLRESVDLLLVAGDVFDTGTPGSGVQRLYYRFLCSVAESGCSVVVVAGNHDSPSLLDAPSDILGYMNVFVLGVADPEREVVSIVDGDGEVIALVGAVPYLRERDIRRSSWSDDPMDRDRALVLGIEEHYSRIFEAMEKRSESSPGVPRIAMGHLFAAGGKVKEDDGSRDLYVGGLGRVGADLFPDWLDYVALGHIHGAQIVGGRERCRYSGSPMTLGFGESGTEKSVYLVDLEGSDFSCRAVPVPSKTEVVSLKGNRHTLSEGLSELVLAGRPCLVEAVLCDDVPFSSLMEDLQSIVDGSSVDLLRVKDGTGINGNWSFDVSGGLESMTEEDVFLRRLEGVPLEQDVRDSYVAMFREILQGVMDQDEEEAMS; from the coding sequence ATGAGGTTGCTGCATACGTCCGATTGGCATCTGGGAAAGTCCCTTTGCGGCATGAGGAGAACGGAGGAACAGGCGGAGTTTCTCGATTGGCTTGCCGGCCTCGTACTTAGAGAGTCGGTGGATCTGCTGCTGGTAGCGGGAGATGTCTTCGATACCGGGACTCCCGGAAGCGGCGTCCAGCGACTTTATTACCGTTTTCTGTGTTCGGTTGCCGAAAGTGGCTGTAGCGTCGTCGTGGTGGCCGGCAACCACGATTCTCCGTCGTTGTTGGATGCTCCTTCCGACATATTGGGATACATGAACGTCTTCGTCCTTGGCGTCGCAGATCCGGAGAGGGAGGTCGTCTCCATAGTCGACGGGGACGGCGAGGTAATCGCTCTGGTCGGTGCTGTTCCCTATCTCAGGGAGAGGGACATTCGGCGTTCATCCTGGTCCGACGATCCCATGGATCGCGATAGGGCTTTGGTTTTGGGGATAGAGGAGCATTACTCTAGGATTTTCGAGGCTATGGAGAAAAGAAGCGAGTCCTCGCCCGGTGTACCCAGAATAGCTATGGGGCATCTGTTCGCCGCCGGAGGCAAGGTGAAGGAAGACGACGGAAGCCGGGACCTCTACGTGGGAGGGTTGGGCCGAGTTGGAGCGGATCTCTTTCCCGATTGGTTGGACTACGTCGCTCTGGGACATATTCACGGAGCCCAGATCGTCGGAGGGCGAGAGAGATGTCGCTACAGCGGATCTCCTATGACCCTCGGCTTCGGAGAGTCCGGTACGGAGAAGTCGGTGTATCTGGTGGATCTGGAGGGTTCGGATTTCTCCTGTAGAGCCGTCCCTGTCCCGTCCAAGACGGAGGTCGTCTCCCTGAAGGGGAACAGACATACCCTTTCCGAAGGGCTTTCGGAATTGGTCCTTGCCGGACGACCCTGTCTGGTAGAGGCCGTCCTTTGCGACGATGTCCCATTCTCCAGCCTGATGGAGGATCTGCAATCGATAGTCGACGGTTCGTCGGTAGATCTGCTTCGGGTGAAGGACGGTACCGGTATAAACGGAAACTGGAGTTTCGATGTCTCCGGCGGGTTGGAGAGCATGACGGAGGAAGACGTTTTTTTGAGGAGGCTGGAGGGGGTTCCCCTGGAACAGGACGTCAGGGATAGTTACGTCGCCATGTTCCGTGAAATTCTTCAGGGTGTTATGGACCAGGATGAAGAGGAGGCGATGTCGTGA
- a CDS encoding PstA family ABC transporter permease produces the protein MRIPGGERWKLFCISFLSGAVSVVSLGTVLGMIGFLVLRGAPSLSFDFLTGEPAGFPLGADGGIAPAIAGTLCLGAVAALSGGFLALGTSLYLSDRKNKGILAASIRFAVTLIAGTPSIVLGLFGYSFLVVTAGFGVCLLSAGLVLGVMIFPYMEVRFEASFRRHGDVLLIPSAALGVSRTWGMIHLVIPACGGELLSALAQSVGFAMGAAAPIMFTGAVLHTGMPSGLTDPVMALPLHLYILVGQGISYENAYGTALVLTVMVFFLNLVAAFRKG, from the coding sequence ATGAGGATTCCCGGAGGTGAGAGGTGGAAGTTGTTCTGTATCTCCTTCCTGTCGGGAGCGGTCTCGGTCGTGTCCTTAGGGACGGTACTGGGAATGATCGGATTCCTGGTTCTGAGAGGTGCGCCGTCTTTGTCGTTTGATTTCCTGACCGGAGAACCGGCAGGTTTCCCGCTGGGGGCCGATGGAGGAATCGCTCCTGCCATAGCCGGGACCCTGTGTCTAGGAGCCGTGGCGGCTTTAAGCGGTGGGTTCCTTGCCCTGGGTACGTCTCTATACCTTTCCGATCGAAAAAACAAAGGTATATTAGCTGCATCTATAAGATTTGCCGTTACTTTGATCGCTGGAACTCCTTCGATCGTCCTCGGTCTTTTCGGTTATTCTTTTCTGGTGGTGACGGCAGGTTTTGGCGTATGTCTTCTGTCGGCCGGGCTGGTCCTGGGAGTGATGATATTCCCATACATGGAGGTTCGTTTCGAGGCTTCTTTCAGACGGCACGGCGATGTGCTTCTGATCCCTTCCGCCGCTTTGGGCGTCAGCCGCACCTGGGGTATGATACACTTGGTTATTCCGGCCTGTGGAGGAGAACTTCTATCCGCCCTGGCACAGTCCGTAGGTTTTGCGATGGGTGCTGCGGCGCCTATAATGTTTACCGGCGCCGTGCTTCATACCGGCATGCCTTCAGGGTTGACCGATCCGGTGATGGCTCTTCCTCTCCATCTGTACATACTGGTAGGCCAGGGAATTTCCTACGAGAACGCCTACGGTACGGCGCTTGTCCTGACGGTCATGGTATTTTTCCTGAATCTCGTTGCCGCTTTCAGAAAGGGATGA
- a CDS encoding GNAT family N-acetyltransferase has product MAGESLRSSVSLPTDLTYLEPLEGFVRGLCRVAGCDQRDTSMVALAVEEAVSNVIQHGYGQGETDVFDVSFDVGAAGIVVEVRDKGVPFDPESVLSKRSFSEGIAQESGIGIKLMKGAMDRVEFLNLGKGGKLVRMTKYFRHRRIDSYFSDGDLVESPREESFFGPFEVRAMKPEEALEISRCAYRAYGYSYREFVYYPERIRELNESGMMKSFVAIDSRSSLVGHLALSFSDPDSVIAEMAAAFVNPSCRGQGILGMMNEMVMAEAERSGLQGLFVHAVTSHVASQRGAAKSGFMSTGILLGALFSDLNFKALAGEVRQRESAAIMYRPLCHRTDYDIWVPDRYVSIVSAIVASCGVNGKVRSSPVSLPERSYRRGEGNRAYKVGEFNFGEIRIVDFGQDSLTELHQRLREFRRDRLDVVYLYLDAEIPEAVPFAEGCRRMGFVFSGYLPGELRGHDALILQYLDETSLDPSRINIADKMGQEILEFIVAEMDEREESL; this is encoded by the coding sequence ATGGCTGGAGAGTCGTTGCGATCGTCGGTTTCGTTGCCCACGGATCTGACGTATCTGGAACCCCTTGAGGGATTTGTCAGGGGACTGTGCAGGGTCGCGGGGTGCGACCAGAGGGACACGTCCATGGTGGCGTTGGCGGTCGAGGAGGCGGTCAGCAACGTCATCCAGCATGGATATGGCCAGGGCGAGACGGATGTCTTCGACGTTTCCTTCGATGTGGGCGCAGCTGGCATAGTCGTAGAGGTCCGCGATAAGGGAGTTCCCTTCGACCCCGAGTCGGTTTTATCGAAGAGGTCTTTTTCGGAGGGAATTGCTCAAGAGAGCGGGATAGGCATAAAGTTGATGAAGGGCGCCATGGACAGGGTGGAGTTCCTCAATCTAGGCAAGGGTGGAAAATTGGTCAGGATGACCAAGTACTTTCGTCACAGGAGAATAGACAGCTACTTTTCCGATGGGGACTTGGTCGAATCGCCCAGAGAGGAGTCTTTTTTCGGTCCATTCGAGGTCCGAGCCATGAAGCCGGAGGAGGCTTTGGAGATATCTCGCTGTGCCTATCGAGCCTATGGTTACAGCTACAGAGAGTTTGTATACTACCCGGAGAGAATAAGAGAGCTCAACGAAAGCGGAATGATGAAGTCCTTCGTCGCAATCGATTCCAGGAGTTCCCTCGTGGGACATCTGGCCCTTTCGTTTTCCGACCCCGATTCCGTCATAGCCGAGATGGCGGCGGCCTTCGTAAATCCCTCCTGTAGAGGACAGGGGATTCTCGGGATGATGAACGAGATGGTCATGGCGGAGGCGGAGAGGTCGGGCCTTCAGGGATTGTTCGTCCATGCCGTGACCAGTCACGTAGCTTCACAGAGGGGAGCAGCCAAGTCCGGTTTCATGTCTACCGGGATCCTTTTGGGAGCGTTGTTCTCAGACTTGAACTTCAAGGCCCTGGCTGGAGAGGTGAGGCAGAGGGAGAGCGCGGCGATTATGTATCGTCCTCTGTGCCATCGTACTGATTACGATATATGGGTTCCCGATAGATACGTGTCCATCGTGTCCGCCATAGTCGCTTCCTGTGGGGTGAACGGGAAGGTCCGATCGTCGCCAGTCTCCCTTCCTGAGAGATCCTACAGAAGAGGAGAGGGTAATAGGGCCTACAAGGTGGGCGAGTTCAACTTCGGGGAGATAAGAATAGTGGATTTCGGCCAGGATTCTTTGACGGAACTGCATCAAAGGTTGAGGGAGTTTCGCAGGGATCGGCTAGACGTCGTGTACCTTTATCTGGACGCGGAGATCCCCGAGGCCGTGCCCTTCGCCGAAGGATGCCGCCGAATGGGATTCGTGTTTTCCGGGTATCTCCCGGGAGAGCTGAGAGGACACGATGCCTTGATCCTTCAGTATCTAGACGAAACGTCTTTGGACCCGTCTAGGATAAATATCGCCGATAAGATGGGCCAGGAAATACTGGAGTTTATAGTTGCCGAGATGGACGAAAGGGAGGAGTCTCTATGA
- a CDS encoding AAA family ATPase yields MRLLRLRFENLNSLEGRWSIDFRDRRYLDDCLFAIVGPTGSGKSTVLDALCLALYGRTPRLSRVTGSENEIMSRKTGECFAQVEFEAGGEPYLCIWSQHRSRKSPSGKLQQPTHLLSRSDGEVLESALSKTSSAVSDLTGLDFDRFTRSVLLAQGGFAAFLDASPGDRAPLLERITGTEIFSRISIAVHERKRKEEEVLKDLDDRLSSEGEDGPSCEEVKRDLEGLEVDIERISSDLKDMETRIGSLREGERLESEIKNIKLSIAGLEEERLSRKIDLGRLERYRSAQPLAAPYERLSSIRERLAELDSSLLEIDRSIESAFSEIKARKEESERLSFEIGEMEIERERSIPIWRKARDMDSHIGSLRSSLSERERARDEERKGLSKIEGQILVVERQLEALEKSKNLWSLRMERIQGWGPLVPRFPDLEERLRRFRALSTELESLEGRLPGLSTEVVEMSSDLDRSRSELEGLTYEVESLEKSKVRQDSRLGRLLSGRPISEWRAMEAFFRRANSLFEGESRSVELEKQIVALRAGLRKKEADLTVLSEKEGLLDSLVESLDRRRDDRARTISMEEQRGSLVDGCPCPLCGALHHPYSSEVPDFDDGLDEEWRSRKSELSRLRDEKIRLETTVEASSDQLKRLESERSELLRSIGDERSALMSSAESLSVSIPSDEGKSLLEKRRLEKRLALLDRISEIRDKKRGRLEKLRSSIGEKERAVHRIELSLSELENRLRVAREEKSRLAGDLSSVKISLEADLTTVGLDIGDDLETEISEGVREFEKVSSSLDSLLDSQTGLLAEKRGLESERSSLFSRLKDLSEGIKNREEEIAKQLVERETLFSGNPDVAEEDFDASLKELSSESERVNRLLAVSERQLDSYKESRGKISDDAASMKSELASAEVAFGDLCKKEGLSGELDFVASFRDQDDMEKLSLWMEDWRNRKNTAEAKLSDRKSRKGSIGELDGEDLRSVEAKADALRYERDRELAEKGRLNAELNRVKEMEKIRSELKSRLKEQVSKVELWRGLHGLIGSADGKRFRSFAQGIAFNTLIFLANGELRRMTDRYVLLPKEDEPMELLVKDFYQAGEIRSTRNLSGGERFLVSLSLALGLSDMSSRKVKVDSLFLDEGFGTLDEASLDQALEALSELRRGGKLIGVISHVSAIRERIGARIRVEPSGGGRSRLSGPGVLRER; encoded by the coding sequence GTGAGACTCCTGAGACTTCGATTCGAAAACCTCAATTCTCTGGAAGGACGATGGTCCATAGACTTCAGGGATCGAAGATATCTTGACGATTGTCTCTTTGCCATAGTGGGCCCCACCGGTTCTGGCAAGTCCACCGTTCTCGACGCCCTGTGTCTGGCCCTCTACGGCAGGACTCCCAGATTGAGCAGGGTAACCGGTTCGGAGAACGAGATAATGAGCAGAAAAACCGGGGAGTGTTTTGCTCAGGTCGAGTTCGAGGCAGGAGGAGAGCCATATCTCTGTATCTGGAGCCAACACCGTTCCAGGAAATCTCCTTCCGGAAAGCTGCAACAGCCGACTCACCTACTGTCCCGTTCGGATGGGGAGGTCCTGGAGTCCGCCTTGAGCAAAACTTCCTCTGCCGTCTCCGATCTGACCGGCCTGGATTTCGATCGCTTTACCAGATCGGTTCTGCTTGCCCAGGGCGGTTTTGCCGCTTTTCTGGACGCCTCTCCCGGAGACAGGGCTCCTCTCCTCGAGAGGATCACCGGGACGGAGATCTTCAGTCGAATATCCATCGCCGTTCACGAAAGAAAGAGGAAGGAGGAGGAGGTCCTTAAGGATCTGGACGACCGTCTTTCTTCCGAGGGTGAAGACGGTCCATCCTGCGAAGAGGTGAAGAGAGATCTCGAAGGATTGGAAGTCGATATAGAGAGGATCTCCTCGGATCTGAAGGATATGGAGACTAGGATTGGCTCTCTTCGGGAAGGGGAAAGACTGGAGTCGGAGATAAAAAATATCAAGCTTTCAATCGCGGGCCTGGAGGAGGAGAGACTCTCCAGAAAGATCGACCTGGGCCGTTTGGAGAGATATAGGAGCGCTCAACCCCTAGCCGCTCCCTACGAAAGACTTTCCTCCATCAGGGAACGCCTCGCCGAGTTGGATTCTTCCCTCCTGGAAATAGATAGGTCCATAGAATCAGCTTTCTCCGAGATAAAGGCCCGGAAGGAAGAAAGCGAACGTCTGTCGTTCGAGATCGGAGAGATGGAGATCGAGAGAGAGCGATCGATCCCTATATGGCGGAAGGCCAGGGACATGGACAGTCATATCGGATCTCTGCGTTCCTCCCTGTCCGAGAGGGAAAGGGCAAGAGACGAGGAGAGGAAAGGCCTGTCTAAGATCGAGGGGCAGATTCTTGTCGTGGAAAGACAACTCGAGGCTCTGGAGAAGAGCAAAAATCTCTGGAGTCTCAGGATGGAGCGAATACAGGGCTGGGGTCCACTGGTTCCCCGGTTTCCTGATTTAGAGGAACGACTGAGGAGGTTTAGGGCACTGTCCACCGAGCTGGAGTCCCTGGAGGGGCGCCTCCCGGGATTATCGACGGAGGTGGTCGAAATGTCCTCCGACCTCGATCGGTCCAGGTCGGAGCTGGAAGGTCTGACCTACGAAGTCGAGTCGCTGGAGAAATCCAAGGTCCGTCAGGATTCCCGTCTGGGACGCCTTCTATCTGGACGTCCCATCTCGGAATGGAGGGCCATGGAAGCCTTTTTCCGTCGTGCAAACTCGCTTTTCGAAGGAGAGTCCAGGTCTGTCGAACTGGAAAAACAGATAGTTGCGTTGAGGGCCGGTCTCAGGAAAAAAGAGGCGGATCTTACGGTTCTTTCGGAGAAAGAGGGTCTTCTCGACTCCTTGGTAGAATCTTTGGATAGGAGAAGGGATGATAGGGCGAGGACAATTTCGATGGAGGAACAGAGGGGCTCTCTGGTCGACGGATGCCCCTGTCCCCTCTGCGGGGCACTCCATCACCCTTATTCGTCGGAGGTACCCGATTTCGACGATGGATTGGACGAGGAGTGGCGCTCCAGAAAATCCGAACTGTCCCGGCTGAGAGACGAGAAAATCAGGCTCGAGACTACGGTCGAGGCTTCGTCTGACCAGCTGAAAAGGCTGGAGTCGGAGAGATCCGAGCTTCTGAGGTCTATCGGAGACGAGAGATCTGCCCTGATGTCATCGGCGGAGTCCTTGTCCGTATCGATTCCTTCCGACGAAGGCAAATCTCTTCTTGAAAAAAGACGGCTGGAGAAGAGACTTGCGCTTTTGGACAGGATATCGGAGATCAGGGATAAAAAAAGAGGGAGGCTGGAGAAGCTCAGATCCTCCATCGGAGAAAAGGAGAGGGCGGTACATCGTATCGAACTATCCCTGTCCGAGCTGGAAAACCGTCTTCGCGTCGCCAGGGAGGAAAAAAGTCGACTTGCCGGAGATCTCTCCTCGGTAAAAATCTCCCTTGAGGCGGACCTGACTACGGTCGGTCTGGATATCGGGGACGATCTGGAGACAGAGATCTCCGAAGGAGTCCGGGAATTCGAGAAAGTGAGCAGTTCTCTTGATTCCTTGTTGGATAGTCAGACCGGGCTTCTTGCCGAGAAGAGGGGGCTGGAGTCGGAGCGCTCCTCCCTCTTCAGCCGATTGAAGGACCTCTCTGAGGGGATAAAGAATAGAGAGGAAGAGATAGCCAAGCAGCTTGTCGAGAGGGAGACGTTGTTTTCGGGGAACCCCGACGTGGCCGAGGAGGATTTCGACGCAAGTTTGAAGGAGCTTTCCTCGGAATCGGAGAGAGTTAACCGTCTCTTGGCGGTGTCGGAAAGACAGCTTGACTCTTACAAAGAGTCGAGGGGTAAGATATCGGATGATGCGGCGTCGATGAAATCGGAACTTGCCTCGGCCGAGGTCGCCTTTGGAGATCTCTGTAAAAAGGAAGGCCTTTCCGGTGAGCTCGATTTCGTCGCCTCCTTTCGCGATCAGGACGACATGGAAAAGCTTTCTCTCTGGATGGAGGATTGGAGAAACAGAAAAAACACCGCCGAGGCCAAGCTATCCGATCGTAAGAGCAGAAAGGGCTCCATAGGAGAACTCGACGGGGAAGATCTCCGATCCGTCGAGGCGAAGGCGGACGCTCTGAGATACGAAAGGGACCGTGAACTGGCTGAAAAAGGGCGGCTGAATGCCGAACTGAACAGGGTAAAAGAGATGGAAAAAATCAGATCTGAGCTGAAGTCCAGACTTAAGGAGCAGGTTTCGAAAGTCGAGCTTTGGCGAGGTCTTCACGGTCTGATAGGATCGGCCGACGGGAAGAGATTTCGGTCTTTCGCCCAGGGGATAGCCTTCAATACCCTGATATTCCTCGCCAACGGCGAGCTTCGAAGGATGACGGATCGGTATGTCTTGCTCCCCAAGGAGGACGAGCCTATGGAGCTTCTAGTCAAGGACTTCTACCAGGCCGGTGAGATACGGTCTACCAGAAACCTGTCCGGAGGAGAGCGTTTTTTGGTCAGTCTATCCCTAGCCCTGGGGCTCTCCGATATGTCCAGTCGTAAGGTTAAGGTTGACTCGTTGTTTCTGGACGAGGGGTTCGGCACATTGGACGAAGCCTCTTTGGACCAGGCGCTAGAGGCCTTGTCTGAGCTTCGGCGGGGCGGTAAGCTCATAGGCGTGATATCCCATGTCTCTGCGATAAGAGAGAGGATCGGGGCCCGGATAAGGGTGGAACCTTCGGGAGGAGGCAGAAGCCGTTTGAGCGGCCCCGGAGTTTTACGAGAAAGGTAA